One region of Camelus bactrianus isolate YW-2024 breed Bactrian camel chromosome 22, ASM4877302v1, whole genome shotgun sequence genomic DNA includes:
- the VAV1 gene encoding proto-oncogene vav: MELWRQCTHWLIQCRVLPPSHRVTWDGAQVCELAQALRDGVLLCQLLNNLLPHAINLREVNLRPQMSQFLCLKNIRTFLSTCYEKFGLKRSELFEAFDLFDVQDFGKVIYTLSALSWTTIAQNKGIMPFPTEEESVGDEDIYSGLSDQIDDTVEEDEDLYDCVENEEAEGDEIYEDLMRTEPVPMQPKMTEYDKRCCCLREIQQTEEKYTDTLGSIQQYFLKPLQRFLKPQDIEIIFINIEDLLRVHTHFLKEMKEALASPSVPNLYQVFIKYKERFLIYGRYCSQVESASKHLDHVATAREDVQMKLEECSQRANNGRFTLRDLLMVPMQRVLKYHLLLQELVKHTQDTVEKENLRLALDAMRDLAQCVNEVKRDNETLRQITNFQLSIENLDQSLAHYGRPKIDGELKITSVERRSKMDRYAFLLDKALLICKRRGDSYDLKDFVNLHSFQVRDDSSGERDNKKWTHMFLLIEDQGAQGYELFFKTRELKKKWMEQFEMAISNIYPENATANGHDFQMFSFEETTSCKACQMLLRGTFYQGYRCQRCRAPAHKECLGRVPPCGRHGQDFTGNMKKDKLHRRAQDKKRNELGLPKMEVFQEYYGLPPPPGAIGPFLRLNPGDIVELTKAEADQNWWEGRNTSTNDVGWFPCNRVKPYVHGPPQDLSVHLWYAGPMERAGAESILTNRSDGTFLVRQRVKDAAEFAISIKYNVEVKHIKIMTAEGLYRITEKKAFRGLTELVEFYQQNSLKDCFKSLDTTLQFPFKEPERRAISKPPAGSTKYFGTAKARYDFCARDRSELSLKEGDIIKILNKKGQQGWWRGEIYGRVGWFPSNYVEEDYSEYC; the protein is encoded by the exons TTCCTGTGCCTTAAGAATATCCGTACCTTCTTGTCTACTTGCTATGAGAAGTTTGGCCTCAAACGAAGTGAGCTCTTTGAGGCCTTTGACCTCTTCGATGTGCAGGATTTTGGGAAG GTCATCTACACCCTGTCCGCTCTGTCCTGGACCACAATTGCCCAGAACAAAGGGATCAT GCCCTTCCCTACTGAGGAGGAGAGTGTGGGTGATGAAGACATCTACAGTGGCCTGTCCGACCAGATCGA CGACACAGTGGAGGAGGATGAGGACCTGTACGACTGCGTGGAGAACGAGGAGGCCGAGGGCGACGAGATCTATGAGGATCTCATGCGCACGGAGCCGGTGCCCATGCAG cCCAAGATGACAGAGTACGACAAGCGGTGCTGCTGTCTGCGGGAGATCCAGCAGACGGAGGAGAAGTACACGGACACGCTGGGCTCCATTCAGCAG TACTTTTTGAAGCCCTTGCAACGGTTCCTTAAACCTCAAGACATCGAGATCATCTTCATCAACATTGAG GACCTGCTTCGTGTGCACACCCACTTCCTAAAGGAGATGAAGGAAGCCCTGGCCAGCCCCAGTGTACCCAACCTCTACCAGGTCTTCATCAAATACAAGGAGAG GTTCCTCATCTACGGCCGCTACTGCAGCCAGGTGGAGTCGGCCAGCAAGCACCTGGACCACGTGGCCACAGCCCGGGAGGATGTGCAGATGAAGCTGGAG GAATGTTCTCAGCGGGCGAACAATGGGAGGTTCACCTTACGAGACCTGCTGATGGTGCCCATGCAGCGGGTACTCAAATACCACCTCCTTCTCCAG GAGCTGGTGAAACACACGCAGGATACAGTGGAGAAGGAGAACTTGCGACTGGCCCTGGATGCCATGAGG GATCTGGCGCAGTGCGTGAACGAGGTCAAGCGGGACAACGAGACGCTGCGGCAGATCACCAACTTCCAGCTGTCCATCGAGAACCTG GACCAGTCTCTGGCCCACTACGGCCGGCCCAAGATCGATGGCGAGCTCAAGATCACTTCGGTGGAGCGGCGCTCCAAGATGGACAG GTACGCCTTCCTGCTCGACAAAGCTCTACTCATCTGTAAGCGCCGAGGGGACTCCTACGACCTCAAGGACTTTGTGAACCTTCACAGCTTCCAGGTTCGAGATGACTCCTCTGGAGAGCGGGACAACAAAAAG TGGACTCACATGTTTCTCCTGATCGAAGACCAAGGTGCCCAGGGCTATGAGCTGTTCTTCAAGACACGAGAACTGAAGAAGAAATGGATGGAGCAGTTTGAGATGGCCAT ctccaACATCTACCCCGAGAATGCCACAGCCAATGGACACGACTTCCAGATGTTCTCCTTTGAGGAGACCACGTCCTGCAAGGCTTGTCAGATGCTGCTGAG AGGCACCTTCTATCAGGGATACCGCTGTCAGCGGTGCCGGGCGCCTGCGCACAAGGAGTGTCTGGGGAGGGTCCCTCCGTGTGGCCGACATGGGCAAG ATTTTACAGGAAATATGAAGAAG GATAAGCTACATCGTCGTGCTCAGGACAAAAAGAGGAATGAGTTGG gtCTGCCCAAGATGGAGGTGTTCCAGGAGTACTATGGGCTGCCTCCGCCCCCGGGAGCCATTGGACCTTTCCTACGGCTCAACCCTGGAGACATCGTGGAGCTCACCAAGGCTGAGGCTGATCAGAACTGGTGGGAG GGCAGGAATACGTCGACCAACGATGTTGGCTGGTTTCCCTGTAACAGAGTCAAGCCCTACGTGCAT ggtccCCCTCAGGACCTGTCCGTTCATCTCTG GTACGCAGGCCCCATGGAGCGTGCTGGGGCGGAAAGCATCCTTACCAACCGCTCGGATGGGACGTTCTTGGTGCGGCAGAGGGTGAAGGACGCTGCAGAATTTGCCATCAGCATTAA gtatAATGTTGAGGTCAAGCATATTAAAATCATGACAGCAGAAGGTCTGTACAGGATTACAGAGAAGAAGGCTTTCCGGGGTCTTACG GAGCTGGTGGAGTTCTACCAACAGAACTCCCTGAAGGACTGCTTCAAGTCACTGGACACCACCCTGCAGTTCCCTTTCAAGGAGCCTGAGAGGAGAGCCATTAGCAAGCCACCAG CGGGAAGCACCAAGTACTTCGGCACAGCCAAAGCCCGCTATGACTTCTGCGCCCGGGACCGATCGGAGCTGTCCCTCAAGGAGGGCGACATCATCAAGATCCTTAACAAGAAGGGGCAGCAGGGCTGGTGGCGAGGGGAGATCTACGGCCGG GTTGGCTGGTTCCCCTCCAACTATGTGGAAGAGGATTATTCCGAATACTGCTGA